A genomic region of Candidatus Neomarinimicrobiota bacterium contains the following coding sequences:
- a CDS encoding ComF family protein, producing MQKIDGYRPPKKVYVNYLEDAISCFVFDTTLKKLIHFMKYNKFKSIGFRLGFLAGEEIRSNLSWLMSYDLLIPIPLNSVKKRERSYNQSELIANGISAVTGLPVNNKLLVRKKYTMSQTNLDLHERKINVEDAFKVEKEKHSIENKNIILVDDVITTGATLNFAAKELVESGAEKVIGFAVASPLML from the coding sequence TTGCAAAAAATCGATGGCTATAGACCGCCAAAAAAAGTCTATGTGAATTATCTTGAAGATGCTATTTCCTGTTTTGTTTTTGATACGACTCTCAAGAAATTAATTCATTTTATGAAGTATAATAAGTTTAAATCTATTGGATTCAGACTGGGATTCTTAGCAGGTGAAGAGATAAGAAGTAATTTATCATGGTTAATGAGCTACGATCTTCTAATCCCGATCCCCCTAAATTCGGTTAAAAAGAGAGAGAGAAGTTATAATCAGTCAGAGCTCATCGCTAATGGTATCTCTGCTGTAACAGGTCTTCCAGTGAATAATAAATTATTAGTAAGAAAGAAATATACAATGTCTCAGACTAATCTTGATTTACATGAAAGGAAAATCAATGTGGAGGATGCTTTTAAGGTAGAAAAGGAGAAACATTCAATAGAAAATAAGAATATAATACTTGTTGATGACGTAATTACCACCGGTGCTACTTTGAATTTTGCTGCCAAAGAACTTGTGGAATCAGGGGCAGAAAAAGTGATAGGGTTTGCTGTAGCTTCTCCGCTAATGCTATAA
- a CDS encoding nicotinate phosphoribosyltransferase has protein sequence MLRVATIEDIKEGKVTDIYFKRTERILREKGIDKEVVVEFTAKSLPNDYSWAIFSGLSDVLSLMEGKSLTIEAIPEGSIFIPDTPVMKIKGRYLDFGKYETTILGLICQASGIATQSARFYKAAKGKPILSFGTRRMHPSICTIIDRNAYIGGCSGISTSFSAEVLGIEATGTIPHALVLLVGDTVEAIKCFDDVIPVNVPRVALIDTFNDEKFEAIRVAEALGDKLYAIRLDTPSSRRGNFKKILEEIRWELDIRGYKDVKIVVSGGLSIDDVSELSGIADMFGVGTSISNAPVIDFAMDIVEIGGEKISKKGKKSGSKDVYIGNNPLDLSVYPSDSDNIEKNLTKLNIEYIRDGRIVHSVPDDFEIRKYVLKQISELEL, from the coding sequence ATGCTTAGAGTTGCAACCATTGAAGATATAAAAGAAGGAAAGGTAACAGATATATATTTTAAAAGGACCGAAAGAATTTTAAGAGAAAAGGGTATAGATAAAGAGGTTGTCGTAGAATTTACTGCGAAGTCACTGCCAAACGATTACAGCTGGGCGATTTTTTCGGGTTTATCAGATGTATTGAGCTTAATGGAAGGGAAATCGTTAACAATAGAAGCAATTCCTGAGGGAAGTATTTTCATTCCTGATACTCCTGTAATGAAAATAAAAGGTAGATATCTGGATTTTGGAAAATATGAAACAACAATTCTTGGGTTAATCTGTCAGGCTTCTGGTATTGCAACTCAGTCAGCCAGGTTTTATAAAGCAGCTAAAGGTAAGCCGATACTTTCTTTTGGTACAAGAAGAATGCATCCAAGTATTTGTACAATAATAGACAGAAACGCATATATAGGAGGTTGCTCAGGAATTTCTACGAGTTTTTCTGCCGAAGTGTTAGGTATTGAGGCAACGGGGACAATACCTCATGCTTTGGTATTACTTGTAGGAGATACTGTTGAAGCAATAAAATGTTTTGATGATGTAATACCAGTAAATGTGCCTCGAGTTGCTTTGATTGACACCTTTAACGATGAAAAATTTGAAGCTATAAGAGTAGCTGAAGCATTGGGTGACAAGCTCTACGCTATAAGACTTGATACGCCTTCATCAAGACGTGGAAATTTTAAAAAAATATTGGAAGAGATAAGGTGGGAACTCGATATCAGAGGATATAAAGATGTTAAAATTGTAGTTTCAGGAGGTTTAAGTATAGATGATGTATCTGAATTGAGTGGTATTGCTGATATGTTCGGTGTCGGAACCAGTATCAGCAATGCACCGGTAATTGACTTTGCTATGGATATTGTTGAAATAGGAGGTGAAAAGATTTCGAAAAAAGGGAAAAAGTCTGGTAGTAAGGATGTCTATATAGGTAATAATCCATTAGATTTGAGTGTTTATCCCTCAGATTCCGATAATATTGAAAAAAATCTTACTAAACTAAACATCGAATATATAAGAGATGGCCGGATAGTGCATTCTGTCCCCGATGATTTTGAAATAAGAAAGTATGTTTTAAAACAGATTTCTGAATTAGAACTGTAG
- a CDS encoding archease, protein MEHLKYKLINHSSDIGINVFGKSLAELFENGGYALFDLITDITDVDPKIDREMRIKAEQIDLLFHDWLSELLFLFYAENMLFKQFKFKKLDYHSLESVISGEVFDPMRHIVKREIKSVTYHKLEVKRVGGLWRSTVIFDV, encoded by the coding sequence ATGGAACATTTAAAATATAAATTAATTAATCATTCGTCGGATATTGGAATTAATGTATTTGGTAAAAGTTTGGCAGAACTATTTGAAAACGGAGGTTATGCTCTTTTTGATTTGATAACAGATATAACGGATGTGGACCCAAAAATAGATCGTGAGATGAGAATTAAAGCAGAACAGATAGATCTATTGTTTCACGATTGGCTTAGTGAATTATTATTTTTATTTTATGCAGAAAATATGCTCTTTAAGCAATTTAAATTTAAGAAGCTTGATTACCATAGCCTCGAAAGTGTGATAAGTGGAGAGGTCTTTGACCCAATGAGGCATATTGTTAAGAGAGAGATAAAAAGCGTTACTTATCATAAACTTGAGGTTAAAAGGGTAGGTGGATTGTGGAGGTCCACTGTAATATTTGACGTATAA
- a CDS encoding RtcB family protein translates to MENRDLKKINEFTWEIPKEAGMHVPGRIYASEKLLKQILKDESIKQVKNVAYLPGIVGYSMAMPDIHWGYGFPIGGVAATDVNNGVISPGGVGYDINCGVRLIRTNLEYSDIQDKIEHIISDLFSAIPTGVGSHGAIKKLSKQEVRKVLLEGAEWAVKNGYGKSEDLKFIEEKGKIHDADPDVVSNKAYERGAPQLGTLGSGNHFVELSVVADIYDSKSANILGLWKDQVVFLIHTGSRGLGYQICDDYLRVTINAVRKYGINIPDRQLACAPIQSKEGQDYLSAMRAAANFAFSNRQVISSLIENQLLKSLNISPVDLGFQLIWDIAHNIAKIEEHEWKGKNVKVCVHRKGATRAFGPNSPDLPDIYKSIGQPVLVPGDMGTESYICVGTQRAMEETFGSSCHGAGRVLSRRQAKIESGKVDLNNELKKYGIYVLADSRGTIAEEMPHAYKDVGEVVDTMHKTGIIKKVARLRPLGVIKG, encoded by the coding sequence ATGGAAAACAGAGATTTAAAAAAGATAAATGAATTTACATGGGAAATCCCAAAAGAAGCTGGTATGCATGTGCCGGGCAGGATTTATGCCAGCGAGAAGCTATTGAAGCAAATTTTGAAGGATGAAAGCATAAAACAAGTAAAAAATGTTGCCTATTTACCAGGGATAGTTGGATATTCAATGGCAATGCCAGATATTCATTGGGGATATGGGTTCCCTATTGGAGGTGTCGCAGCTACGGATGTAAACAATGGGGTAATTTCACCGGGAGGTGTAGGATATGATATTAATTGTGGTGTTCGTCTAATAAGGACTAATCTGGAATATAGTGATATTCAGGATAAAATTGAACATATTATAAGTGATTTATTTAGCGCTATACCAACTGGAGTAGGTTCACATGGAGCCATAAAAAAACTGTCGAAGCAGGAGGTGAGGAAAGTACTTTTGGAAGGGGCTGAATGGGCGGTTAAAAATGGCTATGGTAAATCTGAGGATTTAAAATTTATAGAGGAAAAGGGTAAGATCCATGATGCCGATCCAGATGTTGTTTCCAATAAAGCATATGAAAGAGGAGCTCCTCAGCTCGGGACACTTGGTTCAGGTAATCATTTCGTAGAGCTATCTGTAGTGGCTGATATTTATGACAGTAAATCCGCAAATATTTTGGGTTTGTGGAAAGATCAGGTAGTGTTTTTAATCCATACTGGTTCGAGAGGCTTAGGATACCAAATTTGTGATGATTATTTAAGAGTTACAATTAATGCAGTAAGAAAATATGGAATAAATATCCCAGATCGTCAGCTTGCTTGTGCTCCTATCCAATCAAAAGAAGGACAGGATTATCTCTCAGCAATGAGGGCAGCTGCCAATTTTGCTTTTTCCAACAGGCAGGTTATATCATCACTTATAGAAAACCAATTATTAAAAAGTCTAAATATATCTCCTGTTGATCTAGGGTTTCAATTAATATGGGATATTGCGCATAATATAGCAAAAATAGAAGAACATGAATGGAAGGGAAAGAATGTAAAAGTTTGTGTGCATCGGAAAGGAGCAACTCGTGCATTTGGTCCTAATTCACCTGATTTGCCTGATATTTATAAGTCTATAGGTCAGCCTGTTTTGGTTCCCGGAGATATGGGTACTGAGTCCTATATCTGTGTCGGAACACAACGAGCAATGGAGGAAACATTTGGTAGCTCATGTCACGGTGCTGGTCGAGTGCTATCACGAAGGCAGGCAAAGATTGAAAGCGGTAAAGTTGATTTGAATAATGAATTGAAAAAATATGGAATTTACGTTCTGGCAGATTCTCGTGGTACTATAGCGGAAGAAATGCCACATGCCTATAAGGATGTAGGTGAAGTAGTTGACACGATGCATAAGACCGGGATTATTAAGAAGGTAGCACGCTTGAGACCATTAGGTGTAATAAAAGGATAG
- a CDS encoding methylglyoxal synthase, translating into MRTKTIGLVAHDNRKKDLVEWFNFNIETLIRHKFVCTGTTGTLLKKEVEKRFGSNFNFEDKFTILKSGPLGGDQQLGSMIAEGKINILIFLWDPMEPMPHDVDVKALLRLATLYNIPIACNRSTADFIISSPLFESDYKPIIKDYTSYLKRRVDLN; encoded by the coding sequence ATGAGAACAAAGACAATTGGATTGGTTGCTCATGATAACAGAAAAAAAGATCTAGTAGAATGGTTCAACTTTAATATTGAAACTCTTATTAGGCATAAATTTGTGTGTACTGGCACTACAGGAACTCTTTTAAAAAAAGAGGTGGAAAAAAGGTTTGGCAGTAATTTCAATTTTGAAGATAAATTTACAATTCTAAAATCAGGTCCTTTAGGAGGCGATCAGCAGCTAGGTTCGATGATTGCTGAAGGTAAAATAAATATATTGATCTTCTTGTGGGACCCAATGGAGCCAATGCCTCACGATGTGGATGTAAAAGCGCTTTTAAGACTGGCGACGTTATATAATATACCTATTGCATGTAATAGATCAACAGCAGACTTCATCATATCATCTCCTCTTTTTGAAAGTGATTATAAGCCAATTATAAAAGATTACACAAGTTATTTAAAAAGGAGAGTTGATTTAAACTAA
- the asd gene encoding aspartate-semialdehyde dehydrogenase has translation MREINVGILGATGIVGQSFVFLLSRHPYFRIKKLIASGKRDGMLYGDTVKWMLPVNYTEEVNKIRLYSIDRFMKENDRPEDVRILFSALPAEVAREVEPILRERGFYIFSNASAMRYEEDVPILIPEANADDIKMIERQGYPDKGFVVTNANCSTTGLAVALAPLRKFGIREVFISTYQSISGAGYPGLSALDIMNNVLPFINGEEEKIIKETKKILSIDPEIFPYCIRVPVDFGHLEVVWVKFDNDVDVKDVIHQWDELKGEKFDIPTMPRNPVQYLNDEMMPQPMLAFKGEIPGMVVFTGRVKKENDRVGFVLLVNNIVKGAAGGSIQNAEIFVKNFWG, from the coding sequence ATGAGGGAAATTAATGTTGGGATACTTGGAGCAACTGGTATAGTAGGTCAGTCTTTCGTTTTTCTTCTAAGCAGGCACCCATATTTTAGGATAAAAAAACTTATAGCATCGGGAAAAAGAGATGGTATGCTGTATGGTGATACGGTTAAATGGATGTTACCTGTAAACTATACAGAAGAAGTCAATAAAATTAGGCTTTATTCAATTGATAGGTTTATGAAGGAGAATGATAGGCCAGAAGACGTTAGAATCTTATTTAGTGCATTGCCGGCAGAAGTTGCAAGAGAAGTTGAACCAATATTACGAGAAAGGGGGTTTTATATATTTTCCAATGCAAGTGCTATGAGATATGAAGAAGATGTTCCAATTCTGATACCTGAGGCAAATGCTGATGATATTAAAATGATAGAAAGACAGGGATATCCTGATAAGGGATTTGTGGTTACGAATGCTAATTGTTCTACAACAGGACTTGCTGTAGCTTTGGCTCCTTTAAGGAAGTTTGGAATTAGAGAGGTTTTTATTTCCACCTACCAATCAATTTCTGGAGCAGGATACCCCGGATTATCAGCTCTTGATATTATGAATAATGTTCTTCCTTTTATAAATGGTGAAGAGGAGAAAATTATTAAAGAAACAAAGAAAATATTATCTATTGATCCTGAAATATTCCCTTATTGTATTAGGGTACCGGTTGATTTTGGTCATTTGGAAGTAGTATGGGTAAAATTTGATAATGATGTGGATGTTAAGGATGTTATCCATCAGTGGGATGAGCTGAAAGGCGAGAAGTTTGATATACCTACAATGCCCAGGAATCCGGTACAATACCTTAATGATGAGATGATGCCGCAACCTATGCTTGCATTCAAAGGAGAAATTCCAGGAATGGTAGTATTTACTGGCAGGGTCAAGAAGGAAAATGATAGGGTTGGTTTTGTTTTGCTCGTAAATAATATCGTAAAGGGAGCTGCCGGCGGATCAATACAAAATGCTGAAATATTCGTAAAAAATTTTTGGGGGTAA
- a CDS encoding aspartate kinase produces MDKIVVKFGGSNFKNKDDITKLIKIIEAYNQPIIIVVSAFYGITDFLISAIDQVSKRVLDADAVLERLNKTSIDVINTLTEDNNIREELYLRVNERIKELKKYLLGIHYLEEIPDFVYDSILSYGERISSMVFSLILKKSGFPAEEKLPEQTGLYTDGEFGNATVNFKKSAPLVKKNLNYEKIYVIPGFYGISESGKVTLLGRGGSDYSASAIAYCIDAKYLDVWKDVKGFMSGDPKIVDNPIPISRLTYQEAAELSYFGAKILHQRTVEPVMFKKIPIRVMDITNFRGVIEPVTIIEESRFVKEEVVKSITYTKDIGIIQLMGPSVGIKPGILSKVTSTLNKSKVNIKSIITSQTCINILFSKSDLYTAYKILKALDIHAVDEIIVLDDICLIAAVGEGMLEVPGVASRIFSAVAKEKINVLVISTGASSVAIYFVINEKDCERAIAAVHKEFFNSV; encoded by the coding sequence TTGGACAAAATAGTGGTAAAATTTGGTGGCTCGAATTTTAAGAATAAAGATGATATAACCAAGCTGATCAAAATAATAGAAGCTTATAATCAGCCGATCATAATTGTAGTATCTGCTTTCTACGGTATTACGGATTTTTTAATTTCTGCAATTGATCAGGTATCTAAGCGCGTACTTGATGCTGATGCCGTTTTAGAAAGGTTAAATAAAACATCTATAGATGTTATAAATACATTAACAGAAGATAATAATATAAGAGAAGAACTCTATTTAAGAGTTAATGAAAGGATAAAAGAATTAAAAAAGTATTTACTTGGTATACACTACCTTGAGGAGATACCAGATTTTGTATATGATTCAATATTGAGCTATGGAGAAAGAATCTCTTCCATGGTTTTTTCATTGATACTGAAAAAGAGTGGATTTCCAGCGGAGGAAAAATTACCAGAACAAACTGGTTTATATACCGATGGTGAATTTGGAAACGCGACAGTGAATTTTAAAAAATCAGCACCACTTGTAAAGAAAAATTTGAACTACGAGAAGATATATGTTATCCCTGGATTTTATGGAATTTCAGAAAGCGGGAAGGTGACTCTTCTTGGTAGAGGTGGCTCTGATTATTCAGCATCAGCAATAGCATATTGTATTGATGCTAAATATCTTGATGTATGGAAAGATGTAAAAGGATTTATGAGTGGTGACCCAAAAATTGTAGATAATCCTATCCCAATATCCAGACTGACATATCAGGAGGCAGCGGAGCTTTCTTATTTCGGAGCAAAGATATTACATCAGAGAACCGTTGAACCAGTAATGTTTAAAAAAATTCCCATAAGGGTTATGGATATTACTAATTTTAGAGGTGTAATAGAGCCTGTAACTATTATTGAAGAAAGTCGATTTGTGAAAGAAGAGGTGGTAAAGAGTATAACGTACACAAAAGATATAGGTATTATACAATTGATGGGACCAAGTGTTGGAATAAAGCCCGGAATACTTTCTAAAGTAACCTCTACTCTAAACAAGTCAAAAGTGAATATTAAATCAATAATAACATCACAAACATGTATTAATATTTTATTTTCGAAATCAGATTTATACACTGCATATAAAATACTTAAAGCTCTAGATATACATGCAGTTGATGAAATAATTGTACTGGATGATATATGTCTTATTGCCGCAGTCGGAGAAGGTATGCTCGAGGTACCAGGAGTGGCTTCAAGAATATTCAGTGCTGTGGCAAAGGAAAAAATAAATGTGCTGGTTATTTCAACAGGAGCATCAAGTGTAGCAATATACTTTGTTATTAATGAAAAGGATTGTGAAAGAGCAATTGCTGCTGTGCATAAAGAATTTTTTAACTCTGTTTAA
- a CDS encoding MBL fold metallo-hydrolase produces the protein MRIIKVENGPFMANAYIIIDGIKAIMIDPGLDYELLKSWIDKYSLTLTGIIGTHAHPDHIGIVNDLKKKYDIPFFIHKDEQAILNYYDDMLNFIGLSKLETPIPDSYIENEGELKIGNFQFEILHTPGHTPGSICIKIDKILFTGDTLFKQSIGRADLPGGNEDLLINSLERLKNLDENIIIYPGHGPESNILDEKKNNPFLM, from the coding sequence ATGAGAATAATAAAGGTTGAAAATGGACCTTTTATGGCGAACGCATACATTATTATTGATGGGATCAAAGCTATTATGATCGATCCTGGACTTGATTATGAATTGTTGAAAAGCTGGATTGATAAATATTCTTTAACACTAACTGGTATAATCGGAACTCATGCACACCCTGATCATATCGGAATTGTCAATGATTTGAAGAAAAAGTATGATATACCTTTTTTTATTCACAAAGATGAACAGGCTATTTTGAACTATTATGATGATATGCTTAATTTTATTGGATTAAGTAAACTTGAAACTCCGATTCCCGATAGCTATATTGAAAATGAAGGAGAATTAAAAATTGGAAATTTTCAGTTTGAAATTTTGCATACACCAGGTCATACTCCCGGTAGTATTTGTATAAAAATCGACAAAATTTTATTCACCGGTGATACATTATTCAAGCAATCAATCGGAAGAGCGGATTTGCCGGGTGGCAATGAAGACCTCTTGATAAATAGTTTGGAAAGATTAAAGAATCTTGATGAGAATATTATAATCTATCCAGGTCATGGACCCGAGAGCAATATTCTAGATGAGAAAAAGAATAATCCTTTTTTAATGTAA
- the tilS gene encoding tRNA lysidine(34) synthetase TilS — translation MKLCDRVKKFSDENRLFDRVKNIIVGVSGGVDSMSLLHILKCLSTVYGFILHVAHLNHLLRGELANRDENLVEQFCKDNNIDFHVRRINIREFAEKEDLSLEMAGRKARYNFFHEISLKLPNSVIATGHTLDDHIETVLLRFFKGTGIEGLRGIPIKEGNIIRPIRFVRKYELYRYARENKIPFNEDHTNYLEIYQRNIIRHVIIPRIIKDLNPNVVTSINNVSQIADEFCDYVNNTIDVNRIGDLIASRKMDSVEVNIKTFKNLHPFLGKIVLRRILLEFGLNASKISFDKINKTYNLIVNDNVGKRLDIGEGIRIYIDRERFCIKKQKIDSWECIAISVNSTVENEYFIFKSELINKNSIKFERENLNVEFIDYDKVIGDLKLRKWKRGDKIKPLGMNGHKKVSDIYVDKKVPFWKKDMIPLLVDSKNIIWVCGLVLSEDYKIDDKTKNVLKVEYYEK, via the coding sequence ATGAAACTTTGTGATAGAGTAAAAAAGTTTTCCGATGAGAACAGATTATTTGATAGGGTCAAAAATATTATTGTTGGTGTTTCCGGCGGTGTAGATTCAATGTCTCTATTACATATTTTAAAATGTTTATCAACAGTTTATGGTTTTATTCTTCATGTGGCACATTTAAATCACCTTTTACGCGGTGAGTTAGCAAATAGGGATGAAAACCTGGTTGAGCAGTTTTGTAAAGATAATAACATTGATTTTCATGTTAGAAGAATAAATATAAGAGAGTTTGCTGAAAAAGAAGACCTCTCCTTAGAAATGGCGGGAAGGAAAGCTAGGTATAATTTCTTTCATGAGATATCTTTGAAGTTACCTAATTCAGTGATAGCGACAGGACATACCCTTGATGATCATATCGAAACTGTTTTGCTAAGATTTTTCAAAGGTACAGGGATAGAAGGACTGAGAGGTATTCCAATAAAAGAGGGAAATATTATTAGACCGATCCGTTTTGTTAGAAAATATGAATTATATAGATACGCAAGAGAAAACAAAATTCCATTCAACGAAGACCATACGAATTATCTAGAAATATATCAACGAAATATAATAAGGCATGTTATTATTCCTAGAATAATAAAGGATTTAAATCCTAATGTTGTAACAAGTATTAATAATGTTTCTCAAATAGCTGATGAATTTTGTGATTATGTTAACAATACAATAGATGTAAATAGGATTGGCGATCTGATTGCAAGTAGAAAAATGGATTCTGTTGAAGTAAATATAAAAACATTTAAAAACTTACATCCATTTCTGGGAAAGATTGTTTTGAGAAGAATATTATTGGAATTTGGATTAAATGCATCAAAGATTTCCTTTGATAAAATTAACAAAACATATAATTTGATTGTAAATGATAATGTTGGTAAACGTTTAGATATAGGTGAAGGTATAAGAATTTATATTGACAGAGAAAGATTCTGTATTAAAAAGCAGAAGATTGACAGCTGGGAGTGTATAGCTATTTCAGTAAATTCTACAGTAGAAAATGAATATTTTATTTTTAAAAGTGAGCTGATTAATAAAAATAGTATTAAATTTGAAAGAGAAAACCTGAATGTGGAATTTATCGATTATGATAAAGTAATCGGGGATTTGAAATTGAGAAAGTGGAAGCGAGGCGATAAAATAAAACCATTGGGGATGAATGGGCATAAAAAAGTTAGTGATATATATGTTGATAAAAAGGTACCATTTTGGAAAAAGGACATGATCCCTTTGCTTGTGGATAGTAAAAATATAATTTGGGTGTGTGGACTGGTCTTATCAGAAGATTATAAAATAGATGATAAGACAAAAAATGTACTGAAGGTTGAATATTATGAAAAGTGA
- the hpt gene encoding hypoxanthine phosphoribosyltransferase produces MKSEKKEFVLTSEYGKYAGIHLIELISEEEIKNKVVELAKRISKDYKDKNPIFIGVLNGSFIFMSDLMRELDIDAEVDFIKISTRADSTESSGTVRLIKDISCDITRRDVVVVEDIVDSGLSIRFLKARLEESGPKSVKFVTLLIKESAKLDFDIDYVGFKIPDKYVVGYGLDLAQHLRNLKSIFAFK; encoded by the coding sequence ATGAAAAGTGAGAAGAAGGAATTTGTATTAACTTCAGAATATGGAAAGTATGCGGGTATTCATTTAATTGAGCTAATTTCTGAGGAAGAAATTAAAAATAAGGTTGTAGAACTTGCAAAAAGGATATCCAAAGATTATAAAGATAAAAACCCGATTTTTATCGGTGTACTAAATGGAAGCTTTATTTTTATGTCAGATTTAATGAGAGAACTTGATATAGATGCTGAGGTGGATTTCATAAAAATCTCAACTCGCGCTGATAGTACGGAGTCAAGTGGAACAGTCAGATTGATAAAAGATATAAGCTGTGACATAACTAGGAGAGATGTTGTAGTTGTTGAGGACATTGTTGACTCTGGATTATCGATAAGGTTTCTAAAGGCAAGACTTGAGGAAAGTGGTCCAAAGTCCGTCAAATTTGTTACGCTTTTAATTAAAGAAAGTGCAAAACTTGATTTTGATATTGATTACGTTGGCTTTAAAATCCCTGATAAGTATGTTGTTGGCTATGGGTTGGATTTAGCTCAACATTTAAGAAATTTAAAATCAATATTTGCTTTTAAATAG